The genome window TCGCTACATCTACCATGCAGGTATCCTGATCCATCACCACAAATCCGCCTGATCCCATCATGGCGCCGACTTCTTTGAGTGATTCATAGTCAACAGGAGTTTTAATAACCGACTCAGGAAGACATCCTCCTGAAGGTCCGCCTATCTGCACGGCTTTGAATTTTTTATTATCAGGAATTCCCCCTCCAATTTCAAAAACCACCTGCTCAAGAGTAGTACCCATCGGTACTTCTACTAATCCGGTGTTCTGAATTTTTCCTGAAAGCGCAAATACTTTTGTGCCTTTGCTTCTTTCAGTTCCGATTTTTTTGTACCATGAAGCGCCTTTTTCAATAACCGCCGCAACATTTGCGAATGTTTCAACATTATTAATGACCGTCGGCTTTCCCCAGAGTCCTGAGACTACAGGGAAAGGAGGCCGGGGTCTTGGCATTCCCCTCTTGCCTTCAATGGAACCGATAAGTGCAGTTTCTTCGCCGCATACAAATGCGCCTGCACCTTTTTTGATTTTAAGATGGAAGTTGAAACCGCTCCCAAGGATATTCTCTCCGATGAGGCCGTATTCTTCAGCAGTAGCAATTGCCCGCTGCAATCGCTCAATAGCGAGCGGATATTCAGCCCGGCAGTATATATAACCGGAAGATGCTCCGATGGCAAATCCTCCTATCAGCATTCCTTCAATCACGCGGAAAGGGTCGCTTTCAAGTACGCTTCTGTCCATGAATGCACCCGGATCACCTTCATCAGCATTGCAGATTATATATTTGTCATCGCTCTTCTGTTTGGAGGCAAGTTCCCATTTCTTTCCTGTAGGGAACCCGGCTCCGCCTCTTCCGCGAAGTCCTGAATCCAGGATTTCTTTAATAACCATCTGAGGATTCATCAGACGTAGGCTTTTATCCAGCGCCTTAAATCCGCCCCAGGCGATATATTCGTCAATTGAATCGGGATTAATGATTCCGCAGTTTTGCAGAACAACCTTCTTCTGCAGTTTGAAAAAAGGATGATCACCTATAAAGGGTACATCCTGAATTCCTGCCACATGAGAGCCGAGCAGCTTTTCGTGATAGATTTTTTTCTCAAGGATCGTTCTTTTAATCAGAGCGGGAACAAGTTTAGGAGTAATTTCGCAGTAAGATACTCTTGGACCGCCCGGCATTTTTATATCAACAATCACTTCTTTTGCGCAGAAGCCGATACATCCGACTGCAACGATATTCGCTTTAATTTCATTCCGGTTAAGTTCTGCCTCAATGGCTTCTTTAACTTTTGCGGCACCTGAAGCAAGTCCGCAGGTTCCCATACCAATGAAGATAAAAGGATTTTCGATATCGTTATATAACTGATACTCCGAGAGTGCCTTAAATTTTGCTTTGCAATGGTCATCAAGATGGCAGAGAGGGCCGTCTTTGCAGCACTGAATATACATCGGGCAGGGATTGCTGGTATCGTGCCAGCATTTATCGCAGCATTTTTCACTGAACTTTAGCATGCTTCCTCCCCTGCTTTAACAGCAACTTTAGCGGGTGTATTCGCCTTTGCCATAAATTTCTTTATGATGCCGGCTACTTCTTTTACAGCAAGTCTGCCATAATACTCTTCGTTTATGGTGATTACCGGAGCAATGCTACAGGCACCAATGCAGTTTACCACTTCAATGGTAAAATTCTTGTCTCGTGTGGTGTCACCTGCTTTGATGCCGAGCTGGACTTCGAGTGCATAAAGCACACCCGATGAGTTTTTAACATGACACGCAGTGCCGCGGCAGACCCGGATGATATTTTTTCCGAGTGGTTTCAGGCGGAACTGATTGTAAAAAGTAGCGACTCCATAAACCCTGCTCAGTGGTATTGCAGTATATCTGGCAATAAGTTTCATCTGTTCTTCAGACAGATAGCCATAAACATCCTGGGTATCCTGCAATAATGGAATAAGTGAGCTTTTCTCGTTGGGGGGGTATATTTTATAAAAATCAGGAAACATTGTAACCTCGTTTGCGTTAATATAATTGAGCAATTCACGTGCCATTTTACCTATTGAGAAATCCAACTAAACTGCTGAAATTCTCTACAATAATTGTTTTTTTTAACCTGCCATCCGGATACAATTCTATTTTTAAGAAATATTTTCTATAAAATGGAAGAATTCTCCTGATTCCGGTCAGAGGTTCAGATTTTTGTATATTTAGGGCATATTTTCACATATTTCCCCAAAAATTATTCAGTTCGACAGATGAAAAAGACATTTTTTATCCCGGTTTTCTTCTTTTTGATAATACCCATTGCGGCCTGCAATTTTTCAGGTGATGACGATAAAGTTTATACGGAAAGTCAGAGGACTGCCGATCTGGATAGGGCAAATGATGAAATTTCGAAATCCCGCAGAAATATCATAACTGAAACAGTGGCTAAATCCAGCCCCGCGGTGGTGGGTATTAACGTTACAGAAGTCCGCCAGTTCAGGGATCCCTTTTTCTCCCCCTTTTTTGAAGACCCGTTTTTCCGTCAGTTTTTCGGCGACAGAACGTACTCCCAGAAAGTAAAGAGCCTGGGTTCCGGTTTTCTTATTTCAGCAAACGGCTACATCCTCACCAATGATCATGTTGCCGGAAACGCGACTGAAATTGTGGTGACTCTGACCAATGGAAAACACTACAATGCGAAAGTGGTCGGGAGTGATCCTGTATCGGACATTTGTCTTATTAAAATAGAAGGTGAAGATTTTCCATTTATTCCGCTCGGTAACTCTGATGATGTGATCATCGGAGAATGGGTAATTGCTCTCGGCAACCCATTCGGACTCTTTGACCTTAACAATAAACCTACAGTGACAGTCGGTGTTATTTCCGCGACCGGAATGAACCTGAACCGGGTTGAAAACCGTTACTACCTGAATATGATTCAGACCGATGCTGCTATTAACGGCGGTAACAGCGGCGGACCGCTTGTGAACTCACTTGGTGAAGTTATCGGGATGAATACAATCATCTTCACCTCAGGACAGTCTCAGGGAAGTATCGGACTTAGTTTTGCAATTCCAATCAATAAAGTTAAAAAGATAATTGATGAACTGAAGGAAAAAGGGAAAATTGACCGTGACTTTACGACCGGACTGACTGTTCAGAATATTGATGAAGCACTTGCGAAGTATTTCAAACTGGATGATACCAAAGGAGTAATCATAACAAAAATACGACGAAACTCATCTGCCGATAACGCAGGTCTGAAGCCGGGTGATGTGATTATCCAGATTGATGATTATAAGATTGATAACGAAACAACTCTGATAGGTGTTCTGCAGGAGTACCGGACAGGCCAGTCTGTAACCTTTTCCATACTTCGTGACGGAAAAACAGAAACTTATAAAATGAAACTGGAGAAGAATTAAATGATTGACCGGTATTCCCGTCCTGAAATTAGCGCAGTCTGGTCAGATGACTTTAAGTATAAAACCTGGCTCAGTATTGAGATTCTTGCGTGTGAAAAGCGTGCACAGTCAGGTGAGATACCTCAGGAAGATCTGGATACGATTAAGGAGAAAGCTAATTTTGATATAGCAAGAATACTCGAAATTGAGGAAACGACCAATCATGATGTAATAGCGTTTCTGACCAATGTTGCAGAATATGTGGGTCCTGCCTCACGTCATATACATTACGGAATGACTTCCTCTGATGTGCTTGATACTGCACTCTCCTATCAGATGAAAACTGCCGGTGAAATTCTCCTCAGAGAATTACACACACTTAAAGAAAGCCTGCAAAAAAGAGCGGTTGAACACAAGAATACCCTCTGTATCGGCAGAACACACGGCATTCACGCAGAACCCGTAACCATGGGACTGAAGTTTGCTCTCTGGTATGAAGAAACAAAAAGAAATATCGTCCGACTCGAACAGGCAGTAAAAAATATATCATTCGGGAAGATCTCCGGAGCAGTCGGAACGTTCGATCACCTTGATCCTGATGTTGAGGAGTATGTATGTGAAGGAATGGGTCTGAGCCCGGCTCCGATTTCTACTCAGGTGCTGCAGCGTGACCGGCATGCCGAGTATATAACTGTTCTTGCCATCATCGGAGGAACATTGGAAAAAATAGCCACGGAGATACGGCATCTGCAGAAAACCGAAGTATTGGAAGCAGAAGAGTTTTTCTCCAAAGGGCAGAAGGGGTCGAGTGCAATGCCTCATAAAAGAAATCCGATAACCTGCGAAAGAATTGCGGGAATGGCAAGAATTCTGCGCGGTAATGCAACTGCCGCTCTGGAGAATATATCGCTCTGGCATGAAAGAGATATTACTCACTCCTCCGTTGAAAGGGTTATCATCCCCGACTCCACCATTCTGCTTGATTATATGCTTGCCAAGACAATACAGCTGATTGATAATCTTCTGATATACCCCGACAATATGCTGAAGAATTTAAACAAAACCAGGGGTCTGGTCTTTAGTCAGCGGGTCCTTTTGCGATTGGTTGAAAAGGGACTTACCAGAGAAGCTGCTTATAAGGCCGTGCAGACCGCTGCCATGACTGTCTGGAGAGATGAATCCAAAAATATGAAAGATGAACTCTGTGCTGATGAATCAGTAATGAGTTTTATAACAAAAGGTGAACTGGAAGAGATCTTTAATCCGGATAATCTTCTCAGGAATATTGATAAGATATTTGAAAGAACCATTCATTCATAAATAACAATGGAGTAAAAACATGAACGCCCGGATCATGCTTTTTTCATTTACACTGCTCATCTCGGCTATTATATTACCTCAGGGAATAAACTTCCCTCTTGAGGTAATTGCGTCGAACAATCTCTTCAATAACAGGCAGTTTGCCGCTTTTGATCAGAACGGCAAAATTCATGTCTCTTACACCGGGCAATCCGGAACAAACAGCAACAGCAGAGAAATTTATTATGTGTATGAAACCGCAGGTGGCTTTTCCGATACTCTCAACATCTCTTCAAATACCGTAGACGACAACTATTCCACTCTTTCAATTGACAACAATAATAAAGTGCACATCGTCTTTATCGGACGGGATGCAGGCAGCCTGTTTCAGTTAAAGTACACCAATAATATTTCAGGAAGTTTCTTTACGCCGGTATATCTTTCAACCGGTGGTTTGAACAAGGCAACTCCATACAGTAAGATAGGGCCGGACAGTGTTCTGCATATAGTGTATTTTACCTTTACTAATGATCCTGATAATGCCTATTATTTAAAGCATGATTTACGGACCGGTCAGAGTTCATCTCCCCTTCTCTTAGCAGCAGCAGAAACATCAGGAGACTTTGATGCAAGTCTTGATGTTGACAGCAATGGCAAAGTGCATATTCTGCTTAAATCAGGCGGAGTATTCGGCGGCCCGCTCCGTTATTACAATGATATTTCCGGCACCGTAACCCAGGTGAATTTACCTGTTACAGCAAACGTAACCACCTGTAAAGTTGCCGTTGATAAAACAAATAAAGTGCATATTGTTTACCGACTCGAATCAGAATTACGGATGTATTATACTTCAGGAGAAAATGGTGTTTTCAGCACTCCGGTTGTTTTTACTCCGCCGGGACAGAGACCATCAGGCATGCAGAACATAGCAGTGGATGACAGTCAGCGGGTCTATGTAATATATCAGTCCTCATCTGCAAATTCAGGCAAGGGATTTTATCTTGTTTACGGCCAGAATGGAATTTTCTCTGACACTACTCTGGTTTATGAAATTCCGCCCCAATACGTTACCAGAAATTCATCCGCCATTCTTGCAAAAGGTAACGGATATATTGCCGCATTTTTTACTCCGGGAGGAGTCAGAGATGGAATAGTACTTGCAGATATATTCATGAAGCGCGGTCAGCTTTTTGAACCCGTACCGGTTGAGTTCGCCAGTTTTACCTATACCATTGACAAGAACTCACTTTTGCTTTCATGGGTAACAGCGAGCGAAACTAACAATAATTTCTTTACTGTCGAAAAACTTACCGACGGAAACTGGGAAGCATTAGGAGTGGTTAAAGGACAAGGAACCGCCATAAGTTCAAACAGCTATTATTTCAGAGTTACAAATTTCGCTGATGGAGACAGGTTCCGCGTTAAGCAGACAGATTTTGACGGCACTTATTCCTACAGTAATGAACTATCTGTTGATTCAGGCCCTTCGCCTGATCGTTTTGCTTTACTGACAAACTATCCGAATC of Ignavibacteriales bacterium contains these proteins:
- the nuoE gene encoding NADH-quinone oxidoreductase subunit NuoE, which translates into the protein MFPDFYKIYPPNEKSSLIPLLQDTQDVYGYLSEEQMKLIARYTAIPLSRVYGVATFYNQFRLKPLGKNIIRVCRGTACHVKNSSGVLYALEVQLGIKAGDTTRDKNFTIEVVNCIGACSIAPVITINEEYYGRLAVKEVAGIIKKFMAKANTPAKVAVKAGEEAC
- a CDS encoding 4Fe-4S binding protein, whose amino-acid sequence is MLKFSEKCCDKCWHDTSNPCPMYIQCCKDGPLCHLDDHCKAKFKALSEYQLYNDIENPFIFIGMGTCGLASGAAKVKEAIEAELNRNEIKANIVAVGCIGFCAKEVIVDIKMPGGPRVSYCEITPKLVPALIKRTILEKKIYHEKLLGSHVAGIQDVPFIGDHPFFKLQKKVVLQNCGIINPDSIDEYIAWGGFKALDKSLRLMNPQMVIKEILDSGLRGRGGAGFPTGKKWELASKQKSDDKYIICNADEGDPGAFMDRSVLESDPFRVIEGMLIGGFAIGASSGYIYCRAEYPLAIERLQRAIATAEEYGLIGENILGSGFNFHLKIKKGAGAFVCGEETALIGSIEGKRGMPRPRPPFPVVSGLWGKPTVINNVETFANVAAVIEKGASWYKKIGTERSKGTKVFALSGKIQNTGLVEVPMGTTLEQVVFEIGGGIPDNKKFKAVQIGGPSGGCLPESVIKTPVDYESLKEVGAMMGSGGFVVMDQDTCMVDVAKYFLTFIQNESCGKCVPCREGTKRMLEIIERIPVSYKSTKDEKDELHRFKGVIHLRRLANVIRDTALCGLGQSAPNPILSGLQYFKEEYEEHLYERHCKASVCKDLLTFTIDNDICTGCGICLRKCSVEAILGEKGQAHYIVDDKCVKCGMCLDSCKFNAITVN
- a CDS encoding T9SS type A sorting domain-containing protein, which encodes MNARIMLFSFTLLISAIILPQGINFPLEVIASNNLFNNRQFAAFDQNGKIHVSYTGQSGTNSNSREIYYVYETAGGFSDTLNISSNTVDDNYSTLSIDNNNKVHIVFIGRDAGSLFQLKYTNNISGSFFTPVYLSTGGLNKATPYSKIGPDSVLHIVYFTFTNDPDNAYYLKHDLRTGQSSSPLLLAAAETSGDFDASLDVDSNGKVHILLKSGGVFGGPLRYYNDISGTVTQVNLPVTANVTTCKVAVDKTNKVHIVYRLESELRMYYTSGENGVFSTPVVFTPPGQRPSGMQNIAVDDSQRVYVIYQSSSANSGKGFYLVYGQNGIFSDTTLVYEIPPQYVTRNSSAILAKGNGYIAAFFTPGGVRDGIVLADIFMKRGQLFEPVPVEFASFTYTIDKNSLLLSWVTASETNNNFFTVEKLTDGNWEALGVVKGQGTAISSNSYYFRVTNFADGDRFRVKQTDFDGTYSYSNELSVDSGPSPDRFALLTNYPNPFNPTTTIEYTLREPGYVTISIFNTMGELAAVLTQKQHEAGNYRMEWNAESYPSGVYYAVMDFQTKGKNQSAQMFVQKMVLMK
- a CDS encoding trypsin-like peptidase domain-containing protein, with product MKKTFFIPVFFFLIIPIAACNFSGDDDKVYTESQRTADLDRANDEISKSRRNIITETVAKSSPAVVGINVTEVRQFRDPFFSPFFEDPFFRQFFGDRTYSQKVKSLGSGFLISANGYILTNDHVAGNATEIVVTLTNGKHYNAKVVGSDPVSDICLIKIEGEDFPFIPLGNSDDVIIGEWVIALGNPFGLFDLNNKPTVTVGVISATGMNLNRVENRYYLNMIQTDAAINGGNSGGPLVNSLGEVIGMNTIIFTSGQSQGSIGLSFAIPINKVKKIIDELKEKGKIDRDFTTGLTVQNIDEALAKYFKLDDTKGVIITKIRRNSSADNAGLKPGDVIIQIDDYKIDNETTLIGVLQEYRTGQSVTFSILRDGKTETYKMKLEKN
- a CDS encoding adenylosuccinate lyase — encoded protein: MIDRYSRPEISAVWSDDFKYKTWLSIEILACEKRAQSGEIPQEDLDTIKEKANFDIARILEIEETTNHDVIAFLTNVAEYVGPASRHIHYGMTSSDVLDTALSYQMKTAGEILLRELHTLKESLQKRAVEHKNTLCIGRTHGIHAEPVTMGLKFALWYEETKRNIVRLEQAVKNISFGKISGAVGTFDHLDPDVEEYVCEGMGLSPAPISTQVLQRDRHAEYITVLAIIGGTLEKIATEIRHLQKTEVLEAEEFFSKGQKGSSAMPHKRNPITCERIAGMARILRGNATAALENISLWHERDITHSSVERVIIPDSTILLDYMLAKTIQLIDNLLIYPDNMLKNLNKTRGLVFSQRVLLRLVEKGLTREAAYKAVQTAAMTVWRDESKNMKDELCADESVMSFITKGELEEIFNPDNLLRNIDKIFERTIHS